DNA sequence from the Pseudophryne corroboree isolate aPseCor3 chromosome 6, aPseCor3.hap2, whole genome shotgun sequence genome:
TTCATTATCACAACAAATTAGAAGTGCTAAGCTTGCAACAGTCCAagctgaacacccccccccccccatattaaaaGACGAcacatttatttttcctttttgttaaaaactttattaatcagttttctgatttgtattttttttcattATTCAGTAATGTGCAATGCTCCTGTCTCACAGTTAAGGGAACACACAGCGATATCTTGGCACTTAAAAGAGAGCAGAGGGGAGGGGACATGTTAAAGGAGCGATATAGAAACTGCAAAAAATTCCCCACCGACCGTGCGGTGAACAAGCAGGCGGGGGAAAGGGGTCTTGTCAAGCAGCTGCGATTCACAATCAAGAATGTGCAATTAGTAAGGACTTTGTTATGGCGGAAGGAAATCTGTTTTTTTTGTTATGTTTCAGTTTCAATTTATTCTctacagtttaaaaaaaacaaaaactaaaatcaCTGGCCATGGGGGGGAAGAAAAACATTTTCATAAAGCGTGCAGCCCTCTTCTCTGCTAATATATCATACTAAAGTTTACCAGTCTGTCTGTGAAGATGCCTATTATATTGCCAGCTAACAAGGGAAGAGTCACTTTTTTCCTTCATCAAAATCTATATATTTTATAGGATGGGTTAAAACAAGGGTAAATCCATTCATGGCAGTTGCGCCATTTTATTTTGGGGAAGATATTGTTTAAGGTTGGATTAAACATGATGGCTGTAGTTCCCACTCTCAGCCTGCAGGTGGTGCTCCAGGATATTCTCTACAAAACAGGCTGGGCAGAGCCACTGCCTATTGGGACAaattcccttagtcctggaataagCGAAGTTGGCCGTATACACTGTGCAATTCTATGAACGGTGGAATGATATCTCGTTCCGTCCTTCATTTAACTGCACCACATAGTACATGATATATTCTGATTGGCCGTGTGTACCCGGCCTAAGCTTAAACAATAAGCAGCTGACTACATATCCAAGATGACCTGGACTATCTCCGGCATGCAGGGTATGCttggacatgtagttccacaaccattaaacagccagagtctttgctgccTGTCCACAGATAAAAGCATACACAGCACCACCTACAGTCTGCGAGAGGTTACTACACCTTTACCAGAAATCATTGCGATGAACAGAATAAAGGCCTATAAAATATACGTTTATAATATGTGAAATTTCCCTTCTAATATGACTACGGTAGAAATGTGATATGATTATTATTTATACTAAACATGTGAcaaggacaaaagaaaaaaatatgcattaaaaacaaaacaaaaaagtgtaTATACACACGTGCAACCCTGCGCACCTTTGTATATACAGACACACAACGGATTCTCGAGGGCTGCCTCTTCAGTTCTCCATTCCCACCCCATTGCCTGCAAAAATATTAATTCAAATATTTACATCCCATTACAGCCTACTTACAGAGAATCTCTACGTGGGAAGAGAGGtcactatatatacacatttatatgtacacacacacacaggcagattGTTCAGACTCCATGGCAGCCCTTGAATAAACGCAACAGTCTCTGCATACCGATATTACATTGGGGTGTGGCGAAAGGCCAAAGCTAATACCCCATTAGATAGTGTTTATTTGTATTGCACACAAATTCTTGACTATACACAATGCTGTAAACTCAGGAAGGGAGGGGGGAGGAAGGGAACGGATTATTTGGTCATCTCACGTTGCCAGGTAAATAGGCCGAACTCCCAGTAAAGAAATCAATGTAGTAACTTTTGGTTAGAATTACAGTATTGTTTATTATGACAATTTGGCTTGTCTAACCTAATTGGTACCATACAGTTTCCTCTCTATCCCCAGTTATTCCTCTCTACCTATATACTACAGGTTTCATCAGCTCCCTACTGGATAGCTATACATCTATTTACAAAATACACATGTACTCACACGCCGGGGGGGGGGGTCTAACGCTGCGCAGCCAGTCTGTTATtctctacaaagtcttttgaacacAAATACTGGGCAGCGGGGGTTAGTTTGTAAACTGGGGGCTGCGGGATGGCGCTATGCAGGTTATTATGCCTGTAGGTGTACTGCGTCTCTACTTGGTGATTTTTGGAGGAGACAACAAAGCTGTGTTGGAACATGTGTTGCTCGAAGTATAGTTAAAACCATTCCCTACATGCTCGACTTAAGTGGAATGAATGGCCAGATGCTAACTACATTGGCCACTGATTGAGCGGTGGGATGGGTCCGTGTTGTGGCCGGGTTAAGGCATTCACCCTGCACGCGCGACACCCCTCAGACACAAGGGAAGAGACCTGCAGGGCTTTGCGGAAGACCAATGCACCACGTAGGTGACAGCAGCCAGGACCTAGATGGTGCGCACAGGGTCTACACTTCCATCTTGGACCGCTAACAGAAGTCATGTGACATAACAGGGTAGGGGCCTGTACCATTAAGCCATCCAAAACGATGTTCTTGCATGTTGTAAAACATAATAAATAAGAAAATATTGACTGCACAACCTCTCCTCCAATGGGGTATAGTAAAATACTGCAGGCAAAAGCCAAGCCAGAGTCCCACTGTTATATTAACACTAGCGTAGAATCATATCACCTACAAACAAACTCAAGGAGCACTATGGGCCTACGTCATCAATCTACATGTGTGTGCTCCGGAGCTGATCTCCCCCATACTGTTCTCCCATAGTCGTGCCTACAGAGCAGACTCTCTGCGCAGCAAACACTCAGCATCTCAAGACTAGATGAGACTCTCCCCCCCCACACTATTTTTATATTTGCCCTGTTCCAAaccatgtacccccctcccctgcagaacTGTGTGGGAAGTGTAAAATTCCACACCTCAGAACCTTGCAAAAGCCCCAAAACATGATCTCTTAATGCTAGTCCACCATGCACTGAAAGAACGAATGACTAATGGTCAGACATGGAGGGGGATGTTTCAGTGAGTATAACATTATTCAACAGTCTGGTTcaaaaattcccccccccccctctccctttcaACAGACACCAAAGGTGCATAAAACTGACAAAACATACAGGCTTTACAGGAGGATCGTGGTTAAGGATGTAAGCCACCTTAGCTGCACCAACTTCCCAGAGAGCACGTGGTGACACAACACCTCCTACAGAGCAATGCAGGTCAGTCCCCTAAGATCTCAGGCATGGCATCAGTCTAGTGCATTGTCGCATAGCCCAGGTATACGCTATCAAAAGTCCTGAAACTAGGAATCCATCAACAGGGGAACCAGTTCTTTGTTTCATTCACAACCCACTGTCTACGATAAAAAGAAAATGGGTCATtcacatagtgtgtgtgtatatacacatacgCCCCTCCCCACAGTACACTTGTATATATAACTACATACACGTTTGCGTGAAAATCACTAAAGTTACCTCTGTGCTTATGCAAATATAAAATCATTAATATGGTtatatgtatgttgtgtgtgtatatatatatatatatatatatataatatatatatatacacacacactgatataaCGGCATAAAAACATTGCTACGTTACTATGTGTACACATATATGTAcataccccccaccccacccagcgGCCTGTATTGGAGTAATGACAGATCAGGTCACCTCGAGGCCCAATGTCGCAGCCAGGAATGAGTGGAAGCACCCTGCTTAACAAATCTATCTGATTGGCACTGAgacgagccaatcagatgagcatgCTCCTCATTCATACATGGAGAAGACCAATTGCTTGCACACTTAAGCAGTCCGGCATCTATATAACTCTCACACCCGCTTACAAAGATGTCAGATCTGCATATAGCAGGCAGAACTTGTTAATTTACTGGAATCTACTACATTATTGGTGGTGTTTAAACATAATCCCAGTAAAACTAGGTATAAATCCATCTTGTGCTCAATTTGACGCTAGAAAGATCTGGTCTGGAGGCCACGAATAGCGAGTCTGATAATGTGCACGACTCACACTAGAGGGCGCCCATTAGACCCCGAGCAAAGGCATGACCAGTCTGTGCACTGAAGCAGCAGCGCAAGgaggcagcctatccattcactaggaaccagtgacatcacccaGGCGTGAGGCACTTCATTTGTCGCTGGTTTCTGGTGACGTCGGCCGCCCACGCTGCTTGTTTCCTCGTCCCCACCCCACCCACTTTATCACGTCAACACTCACTCCCCAGCACATACTCTCTGTTTGCAGCCGCTAGATCTTGAGGCAACGTCCAACTCTTTAATGGGGTGGTtttaggaatggggggggggggggggggggggtctcataAACCGTAGCAAAGTTTACTAAAAACAAAAGTCTCTCCCAGGAAGCAGGGACGCAGGAGTTGGGTTATCAGAGGGCCAGTAAGATTACAGAGTTTCTGCCCTGCACTTGTAAAACGATGCAGAGTATCTATTTACAACTCTCAGCAAGTGGACCGGTCATCCCACCTCTATGACCATGACGTGCTGTATAATGATGCAGGGTATGTCTCTAAACACTGATAATGAACGCGCTATATAATGACACTGCGTATAACTGTATACTGGCAATGGGCATGTGGCGCAGTGTAAATGATACGGAGTACCTCATGCAGCAATGTATAGTCATAATGAATGCTTCCACGCCCGTCCTCAGGTCGTGCAGCAGCAGCGTACAGTCATACTTAGCACCACCTCCTGCGGCATACAGTTGATAGCCCACCTCCTGAGCGCCATAGTGTCCTTCCTCCCCCTCACTACAGACAGAGGGGGCAGGGGTATTTACATTTTCTGGGGGGCGTGTAACATAGAAGGCATCAGGGCATCCCCTCACCAGGCTCCCCGTCAAAGCCTGTGCCGTGATCGCCACCGGTGGCGGCCCCCATAAGGTCAGGCTCCATTTTACCGGTGTCATTAATAAAAGACGTGTAGGCATCTCCTTCAGCCATCAGGAGCTTCAGTTTCGGGATCCAACTCTTGCGCACCACGCGCCGGGCGTTCGTACACATGTCTGCGGCGATGGCGTTCATCTCGCTTTCTTTGAAATTCGGGGCAAAATTCTGACAGTAGACTGAGCACAAGAAGAAATAGAAAATAGTGATCTAAAACAAGCGACGTATTTTGCAgcagggttttaaaaaaaaaaaaatatatactataaAAGTAAACTAGCTAAAGTGCCCAGTTTCTACTTTGCAGAGGTTTGCTGGTCGGAACATATTACACCTGtcacccccttaggagtcgaaTTTGGAAAATCCCTGCTtgttgggtggctgcaaataactgtcacagtttccagaccacccagcaggtcacatgtcccaggtcacccagcaggtgcacagggagagttcaccaactgtcacattttccagagcacaacggTGATGCATTGTGAATGGTAGgcggacgttttgccacataactccgaacCGAAACAACCAATTACAACGCCAATAtttttttctgcaaatctacaaaccaagacctttaatttggtatatcatGTGCCCTGCTCAGATAACGTCATCATAAAGATCCCATAGTAAAGACAAACTATATCTACATCCTCCCACAATGTTGCTTTGTCCCAATTCATCCACATCCCACTAAGTCGGCCTCATTTATACAGCTTAATAGGAACAACTCCTGCCTCTGTTCTGGCCACAAATTCCATACCCGCCGCTGCCCATATTACCATCAAGGGACACTCACATTTCACTGCATGCAGAACTCGGCTGTCCAGAGGCTTTCTGCTGGGGTCATTAGTGGATGAGCGAATTCCGGTGCCGCAACTGTTTGCTAAGGTGTTTCTGTGGCAGAAGGAAAAATAAAAACCGAGTCTGTCACTTACTAATACCATATATATCAATACTCAagattttatatctatatataattaGAAAACAACTGTTAGTTGGGTACACAAGCTAACATTGTACGTAGCTCTTGCCTTGCAGAATCCCCATGTCAGCGAGTCAGGCATATGCAGTGCCTTCACTACTCTACCATATGCCCAGTGTCATTGTTTTTAAGTGGGCAGATTAAACACTATAACAGGGAGGCATATAATGCAGCGGTgggcatacagtatgtaataaatTATTAAAGATAGTACAGGGGCTTTAAATACGAAACAGGCCTTTTCGATCACTATGCTCTCCTTAGCCTATAAGTTTTAAAACTTTAAAGTAGACCACGTTGTCTAGTGTTCATTCTACACCCttcacaacccgtgcagttcctctttcctgctctggtgcttctagtacACTCTGGTCTGTAACTCagcactgaaatacagaccagagtgtgctagaagcataagagcagagagcgacaccccaggcaggaaagaggaactgcactggTCGtggcaggtgcagggtgctagatatTTGTACTTTCCAATTGATGTTAACCCTTTGCGTCTCACCTGTCGAAGAAAGAAGCCAGCAACCTGCGCAGCAAGACCTTATGGCGTGTCCCGGCACTGATGTGACAGTTCATCAGCTGGGCGCGCGTGATAAACACGTTGGTTCCTGAAACATTGAGTACAGGGCGTAAGTAACATACAACCACCAACGGGAGGGAAGGAAATGAGCAGTGATTCTCTAATTGGTCTGTCCTGTTCTTTGCTGGAGCAGGACAGTTAAATAAAACACCACAAATGGTGCTCCTACTTTATAACTAGGTGCCAGCGGCCACGAGAGAGGGGAATAGTCTAACACAGCAAATCCAGAAGTAGCGGTGTGAGGTGCAACTGGTGCAAGAAGATTGTGGGTGTGAAATGCACCTCTCTGTAAGATTCACATATGGTGATCCATACCCCCTCATCCCCAGGCGGGGTGAACGTACCAGTCACTAGTTCTATCTTCTCAGCGGGGTCCCCTTCTTCGTACAGTTTTGGGTGACAGCGATTCCCAATCTGACTGATGAGTTCTGCGGGAAGGGTGGCCAGGTCCTGCTTGACACGGACGCGGTTCCTGGAGTCTGAGAAGACGGGGTCTGGCAGGGCTTCAACCTTCTCAGCTGGAGAAGTCAAAGAATATTCTAATGACAAGAGCACAGGTATGCATTATATGTTACACAGCCGGGAGAGGCCGGAGAACACTCTTTCTGCGGATGACGCTCTCCATCCCGCACGCCACATGCATATACTGCAACACACTGAACCTACACAGTCATGCCAGGCTTTGCCTCTATGGCCCTCTGCAGCTGTGGTTCATACATTCACAAACTCGGAACAAGTTACTATAAATCTGTTGCGGTCTCTTATGGCACTTGTTCACATTTGCATCGGAATCATACATGAGCACTCATTTTATGGTGAATAGCTCTCTTACATACTAGTACAtggacaaacagggcctcaccgGCTTGGTTGACGTTCATCATGCTGTACATTGTATACATATTGCAGATCTGACGGTATTGCTCCTCTGTTCCGTCCTCTGTAACCTCCTCCTCTTCATCCTCCTCATTGTGGTATGAACCAGGGCTGTCGCTTGTGTATGCACTGGAAGTTCCTGGGCTTGTTCGCTCTGACCCCAATGGAGCCACGGCCCCAGTTGTCCCTCCTGCTGCTGGCTGGGAAAACCGTGGCACCTTTCTACTTGCTGCTCCGGCCTCTTTCTGTCCCCCATCCCAGAGCCTCTTGGCCACTGGAGTACACTGCACTGCCTCAGACTCCTGGCTCTCGGTCTTCACCCTGGCTGCTCGGGAGTTGGAGTAGGAAGACGATGATGACAGAGAGGCCACTGCGGTGGCTGCTGCTGCGACCGTTGCTGTCGCAGCCGGGCTTGGTGGCTCGGAGCTTGGAGCTTCTTCAGGGTGGAGACCCTGGGAGTCACAACTGGGAGAGCTGACCTTCAGGAAGAACTCTGTCCCTTTCTCCATGATCTCCTGGATCTGTAGAAAGCCGGCTGTATACATGAGCAGAAACTGGTCTCCTACGTTCATGCTGAGCCGCCCAGTATAGCAGAAGCTCAAGATCTGCTGGAAGGACTGTGGCTGGACCGATCCGGGCAGCTCCACCACTGGATTCTTGCTGCTGTGGAACAGGTCTCTAAAATATGAGCTGCTCGCTGCCAGGACAGCCCGGTGGGCTTTGAATTGGTGTCCGCGTACCACCACGGAGACGTCACAGTATAGTCCCTGGAGGCGCTGTTCATTGAGGCACTCCAGGATGCTGTTCCCAAAGTTGGGGATCTCCATCTGGAGAGTCTGAGACATGATGAGAACTGAAGGGGCAGATAGTGGTGGGAGGGGAGGGTACAGAGGCTGCGgacaaaacataaataaaaaatacatgttAATGAGAAAAGTATTTCAGTTTGATTTACTTCAGAATCTCAGATTCATTTAGAATATGGACACAGATCTCAGTGATAATGAGCCAAAGGATGGATATATTCCTTGGACAGCTCTCATCTGGCTAAACCAAATTTATATTCATAATTCTATTATATACTTTCATTCAAACCTGTCCTTTTCCACCTATGTATCTGGTATATCATCGAGGATCTTGCTTCTCAGTCAATAATTCTAATTTACCTACCATCAGTCAGATATAGCACAGGAAATATGTACATTGTTATGTTGAAGAGAATGAGGGATTATATTGAAGGGAACATAACAAATCTATTTAAAGGACAAAGAAAGGAAAACGGACCGAGAAattgtgattttgtttttttttctcttagaCCATTAGGGGACACTGGATTACTGTGGGCAGATTACATTTCTCAAGATCTTCCAGGCTCTATACTGCACTTGGCTGCCTGGGAACTCAGGTTTAGCTATTGCCGCTCATGTGTACGTTGTAAATGACCAACAACAGATCATCCATCCTGTGGAAGGGCCACGTGTATATACAATGGCATGACCACATCTAAAAAGCAAAGAGAGGCTCCTCCTTATTCTGGAGACTTGAAGCCAGTATCTCTATGTCCTAATTGAAATGGAACCTAAGAGACCTCCTTTAGCTGAAAGGAAGGTTTGGTTCTAGGAACAACTCCTGTATTCATGgcaaatggataagaaaggcgatCTACAAGATGTACAGTCTCCAATCATGTACATGTACAGTCACCAATCATCCCCCAGTAGCTTACTGGCATCTCATCCAGGTGCTAGAGGCATTGCAGGACCCCCTTTTTCCAACTGTTTGATTTGGTAAAGATTTTCTTTTATCTGGAAGGCTGCTGTCCTGTTAGCAATCTCCTCAggcaggtgtaaaaaaaaaaacctctgtacTTTCCCAAAACTGAAAAGGATGTGCCTGAAGGGCAAAACTGAGGAGGCACTGGTGACCTTCACAGACTGGAACATGGAAGTACGTGTCCTTCATGTACATAGGTGCTTTGAACTTGTCCCATTTCTTGCCGTTGCTTACTGTCTACCAGGACTCCTTCATGGCATAGTCCACATGACGCTGAGTGATTTCAGAATAGGTGGATATGAAGTCTGGATTTTGGGCCAGAGGAACTTAATAGCTTCTCTAAGGGGGAAACATTATTTCGACTCCAGGAAGGTTGGAAGTTAAAAAGTGCCTGGGTGGGAAAAGTCAGGAGCTCTATGATGTATCTGAACTTACACAGAAATCTTTGTTGGAATCAAACCACTGGCTCTAAAAGAGAAGAGTAGAGGCCCCTACCATAAGAGTACCTGGGTTGACCTGTTTGTCAGGGGGCGTCTTAACTATCCAAGTCTAACTACCTACCTTAGAAGTCAACAGGGAGCAGAGAACTGACCCAACCAAGGACACTGCAAGGGCAAatgtaattttctctaacgtcctagtggatactggagaatagtatattaccatagggcaggggtggccaaacagtcgatcacggacatgcgaccagtcgatcgcgatccgccgcccatccacccgAGGAGAGCGCAGCGAGTGCTTCCCCTGCCTGACgccttgcccctcagtctggtctccggcagtgatggcgtagtgtatagctcaaatcaggtgccggttcgttagccaatgagagctcgcggaccggcgcctgatttgagatatacacgctgaccagactgaggggcaaggcggcaggcaggagaagcgcgtgctgcgctctctacacagtgGTGAGcaacactgtgggggcaaatctggcactgggggggcaaatctagaactgtgggggcaaatctagcactgtgggcacatggcactgtggggtcatatctgtatctggactgtgggggcatatctggcactgtgggggcatgtgtgtatctggcactgtgggggcatgtgtgtatctggcactgtgggggcatgtgtgtatctggcactgtgggggcatgtgtgtatctggcactgtgggggcatgtgtgtatctggcactgtgggggcatgtgtgtatctggcactgtggggtcatatctggcactgtggggtcatatgtatatctggcactgtgggggcatatgtgtgtgaggtttttacctgtgggggccaatgtgttattttgtgcgagacagtcattacactctgtgcagcaaggctatgtcccttttttttgttataccacgcccctttttttgggcacacgctattatcccacctaggtagatcacaaaagcttttcagctttcaaagtagatcgccgactccaaaagtctgaccACCCCTGCCatagggtatagatcgggtccactggagccttgcactttaagaaatcaatagtgtgtgctggctcctcccctctatgtccctcctagcagactccgtttagaaaatgtgcccaaggagcagggtgcattctgttgctctccagagagtctTCTTCAGAATTttcttttagtttgttattttcaggcagcacaggTTGGCaaaccagtctgcctgcatcgtgggacttagggggggaccgaAACAACTTacttagagttaatggttcgtatccccgctgacagcactgagctcctgaggtgatgtctGTCATACCCCTCGGGTTTGAGCCCACGCCGGAAGCATGCCACCatccctaacagatgctgaagagacgcggtgagtgttacaccggggactcggttagcgggtccccggtgcaaacTGGCGGCATGAAGGTACAGTGATCACCCGGCTACAGGCCGCGGTGCCCACTGAGAATCCAGACTGGCAGCATAGTAAACGGGGGTTGCGTACTCTCGTTTTACATATTTAATGGAGatagccagtataaataaaatGCGATGACCGTGCTCTATTTTGggagcggggcttcccggagagcgggaccagaggctaaacggcaccatttcctgctgctgctgatctGACAGGCTGCACGcggagactgctcctccacaggacccaatgaatcaccattgtaactggtgccagggggttatagtgaagggGGGTGCACATAATCAGCGGTTATACCACTGTGTGGAAAATTACACATAAAAGACACCCAGCTGGGCGCTACtcggtctgtggtgtagtgtgctggtcccaatcctctctgtgtcactccattcagggtggtCTGGGATAAGTGCGCATATCTCACTAATACTGCACTGTGTTTCATACTAACTGTGTGTTTTTTCTGctcaagcatgtctgcaaataaatctgtgtgtactttatgcaaggctaggtttacaccttcctcacaggggtccctCATGTGTACCCAATGCTCCCTACCTCCACAGGGTAGTAATGTGCCGGAACCTGA
Encoded proteins:
- the NACC1 gene encoding nucleus accumbens-associated protein 1 isoform X1; the protein is MSQTLQMEIPNFGNSILECLNEQRLQGLYCDVSVVVRGHQFKAHRAVLAASSSYFRDLFHSSKNPVVELPGSVQPQSFQQILSFCYTGRLSMNVGDQFLLMYTAGFLQIQEIMEKGTEFFLKVSSPSCDSQGLHPEEAPSSEPPSPAATATVAAAATAVASLSSSSSYSNSRAARVKTESQESEAVQCTPVAKRLWDGGQKEAGAASRKVPRFSQPAAGGTTGAVAPLGSERTSPGTSSAYTSDSPGSYHNEEDEEEEVTEDGTEEQYRQICNMYTMYSMMNVNQAEYSLTSPAEKVEALPDPVFSDSRNRVRVKQDLATLPAELISQIGNRCHPKLYEEGDPAEKIELVTGTNVFITRAQLMNCHISAGTRHKVLLRRLLASFFDRNTLANSCGTGIRSSTNDPSRKPLDSRVLHAVKFYCQNFAPNFKESEMNAIAADMCTNARRVVRKSWIPKLKLLMAEGDAYTSFINDTGKMEPDLMGAATGGDHGTGFDGEPGEGMP
- the NACC1 gene encoding nucleus accumbens-associated protein 1 isoform X2 encodes the protein MSQTLQMEIPNFGNSILECLNEQRLQGLYCDVSVVVRGHQFKAHRAVLAASSSYFRDLFHSSKNPVVELPGSVQPQSFQQILSFCYTGRLSMNVGDQFLLMYTAGFLQIQEIMEKGTEFFLKVSSPSCDSQGLHPEEAPSSEPPSPAATATVAAAATAVASLSSSSSYSNSRAARVKTESQESEAVQCTPVAKRLWDGGQKEAGAASRKVPRFSQPAAGGTTGAVAPLGSERTSPGTSSAYTSDSPGSYHNEEDEEEEVTEDGTEEQYRQICNMYTMYSMMNVNQAAEKVEALPDPVFSDSRNRVRVKQDLATLPAELISQIGNRCHPKLYEEGDPAEKIELVTGTNVFITRAQLMNCHISAGTRHKVLLRRLLASFFDRNTLANSCGTGIRSSTNDPSRKPLDSRVLHAVKFYCQNFAPNFKESEMNAIAADMCTNARRVVRKSWIPKLKLLMAEGDAYTSFINDTGKMEPDLMGAATGGDHGTGFDGEPGEGMP